In Rutidosis leptorrhynchoides isolate AG116_Rl617_1_P2 chromosome 2, CSIRO_AGI_Rlap_v1, whole genome shotgun sequence, one genomic interval encodes:
- the LOC139891550 gene encoding nuclear pore complex protein NUP98A isoform X2 has translation MFGASNPFGQSSNSPFGSPSVFGQTNNANNNPFAQKPFGSTSPFGAQTGGSIFGGTSTGVFGTQASSPIGSSTVFGASSAPAFGSSTPAFGASASPAFGASSSPAFGGSSVFGQKPAFGGFGSTTPSSPFGSSFQQSQPAFGSNLFGSSPFGASSQPAFGAPSTPTFGSTTTSAFGSTSTPAFGSTSTPAFGATSTPAFGSTTTPTFGNTGSAFGVSNSSVFGSSTPAFGSSSTPAFGASSTPAFGASSTPAFGASSTPAFGSSPTPAFGATSSPFNFGSSPAFGQSTPAFGSTPFGAQTTTPAFGSPGFGQSSFGGQRGGTRVTPYSQTPEADSGSGTQAAGKLESISAMPAYKEKSHEELRWEDYQLGDKGGPNPAAQSSGGMGFNTNNTQANPFSASPSFSQPANPFSSTTSTNPFAPKTSTFSTPAFGSSTPALGSSPFGTATSNPFGSTPSPTPSVFGSTPGFGSSTSASLFGTPNTSTFGSSSLFGTTQAQGASSSFASGLNFGNTQPSPLFQSSTPSLGQTSSPFGQATSAFGQAAPAFGQAAPAFGQSTPAFGQTSAFGGNLFSSTPSTSMGFNQTTPSLSMPFQSAQPTQNSGGFGFGAPAGGTSNIFGQNNFGQPSANQSPALAQAQSITNPFGTLPAMPQMSIGRAGNAPSIQYGISSLPVVDKPAPMRISSVLTSRHLSQRRIRLPARKYNPKNDGPKVSFFSDEEDTTSTPKADALFIPRENPRALVIRPLEQWPRKTSAEKPKTVSFPAQTNGEYTEFASTTHLNGHASDNGNRDRTENGFVNEQTTPIKSTQKTNGLHDDPKSDAYITLTGHRAGEAAIVYEHGADIEALMPKLRHSDYYTEPRIQELAAKERADPGFCRRVKDFVVGRHEYGSIKFLGETDVRRLELESLIQFNNREVIVYMDETKKPPVGQGLNKPAEVTLLNIKCFDKKTGRQFTEGPRIEKYKEMLKKKAEDQGAEFVSYDPIKGEWKFRVSHFSRYGLGDDDGVDDTA, from the exons ATGTTTGGTGCTAGTAACC CATTTGGGCAGTCATCTAATAGCCCGTTTGGGTCCCCATCAGTTTTTGGTCAGACCAATAATGCAAATAACAATCCATTTGCTCAAAAACCATTTGGGAGCACATCTCCCTTTGGTGCTCAAACAGGAGGTTCTATTTTTGGTGGCACTTCAACTGGTGTATTTGGTACCCAAGCTTCCTCACCGATAGGATCCTCAACAGTTTTTGGTGCATCATCAGCTCCTGCTTTTGGGAGTTCGACGCCTGCTTTTGGAGCTTCAGCAAGCCCAGCGTTTGGGGCTTCATCAAGCCCAGCGTTTGGTG GATCATCTGTATTTGGGCAAAAACCTGCATTTGGTGGATTTGGATCCACTACTCCATCAAGTCCTTTTGGAAGCTCATTTCAACAATCACAACCTGCTTTTGGAAGCAATTTATTTGGTTCGTCACCATTTGGAGCTTCTAGTCAACCTGCTTTTGGTGCTCCTAGCACACCAACATTCGGTTCTACAACCACTTCCGCATTCGGTTCTACAAGCACCCCTGCTTTCGGTTCTACAAGCACCCCCGCTTTTGGTGCTACAAGCACACCGGCTTTTGGTTCTACAACGACACCAACATTTGGGAACACAGGCTCTGCGTTTGGTGTTTCTAACTCATCTGTTTTTGGATCAAGCACTCCAGCCTTTGGTTCATCAAGCACCCCCGCATTTGGTGCATCAAGTACACCAGCGTTTGGTGCTTCAAGTACTCCTGCATTTGGTGCATCAAGTACACCAGCATTTGGCTCTTCACCTACGCCTGCTTTTGGTGCTACTAGCTCTCCTTTCAATTTTGGTTCAAGCCCAGCATTTGGTCAATCAACGCCAGCATTTGGAAGCACCCCGTTCG GAGCTCAGACTACAACACCAGCGTTTGGGAGCCCCGGTTTCGGACAATCGTCTTTTGGAGGCCAGCGTGGGGGAACTAGAGTAACTCCTTATTCTCAAACACCGGAGGCAGACAGTGGTAGCGGTACACAGGCTGCCGGAAAATTGGAATCAATATCAGCCATGCCTGCATACAAAGAAAAAAGTCACGAAGAACTTAGATGGGAGGACTATCAACTAGGAGATAAAG GGGGCCCAAATCCTGCAGCTCAGTCTTCTGGTGGAATGGGCTTTAATACTAACAACACACAGGCAAACCCTTTTTCTGCATCACCTTCATTTAGTCAGCCTGCAAATCCCTTTTCTTCGACTACATCTACCAACCCATTTGCCCCTAAGACATCAACTTTTAGTACTCCAGCGTTTGGGAGCTCAACTCCCGCTCTTGGTTCTTCGCCCTTTGGTACTGCAACGTCTAACCCCTTTGGCTCAACACCATCACCGACACCATCTGTTTTTGGTTCAACTCCTGGTTTTGGATCTTCAACTTCTGCTTCCCTTTTTGGTACACCCAATACATCAACTttcggatcatcatcattatttggtACAACTCAAGCTCAAGGAGCAAGTTCATCGTTTGCTAGCGGCTTAAACTTTGGCAATACTCAACCATCCCCCTTGTTCCAGTCAAGCACACCCTCTCTAGGACAAACTAGCTCGCCTTTTGGGCAGGCTACCTCAGCTTTCGGGCAGGCTGCCCCAGCTTTTGGGCAGGCTGCCCCAGCCTTCGGGCAGAGTACTCCGGCTTTTGGTCAAACAAGCGCTTTTGGAGGAAACTTGTTTTCAAGCACCCCAAGTACAAGCATGGGATTTAATCAGACAACT CCATCCCTTTCAATGCCTTTTCAATCCGCTCAACCAACTCAAAATTCTGGTGGATTTGGTTTTGGAGCACCAGCAG GTGGCACATCAAACATTTTTGGGCAGAATAATTTTGGACAACC GTCTGCCAATCAGAGCCCTGCACTTGCACAAGCGCAGTCTATTACCAATCCTTTTGGAACCCTGCCAGCAATGCCTCAGATGTCAATTGGTCGCGCGGGAAATGCACCTTCAATTCAATATGGAATTTCTAGCCTGCCG GTTGTTGACAAGCCTGCGCCCATGAGGATATCATCTGTGTTGACTTCTCGACATCTTTCTCAAAGGCGGATTAGGTTGCCTGCAAGGAAATATAATCCGAAAAATGATGGTCCTAAG GTTTCATTTTTCAGTGATGAGGAAGATACTACCAGCACACCCAAAGCAGACGCTCTTTTTATTCCCAGGGAGAATCCGAGGGCTCTCGTGATTCGCCCTTTGGAACAATGGCCTCGAAAAACGTCCGCGGAGAAACCAAAAACTGTATCTTTCCCTGCACAAACTAACG GTGAATATACTGAGTTTGCTTCTACCACTCATTTAAATGGTCACGCGTCAGATAATGGGAACA GAGATCGTACTGAAAACGGCTTTGTGAATGAACAAACCACTCCTATCAAGTCGACCCAGAAAACAAATGGTTTACATGACGATCCAAAATCAGATGCATATATAACTCTAACGGGTCACCGAGCCGGTGAGGCAGCGATTGTTTACGAACATGGCGCCGATATCGAGGCTCTGATGCCCAAACTACGTCATTCAGATTACTACACAGAGCCTCGTATTCAAGAATTAGCAGCCAAGGAGCGCGCGGACCCCGGTTTTTGCCGCCGTGTAAAGGACTTTGTAGTCGGTCGTCATGAGTACGGAAGTATAAAATTCCTTGGTGAAACAGATGTTAGACGCTTGGAACTCGAGTCTCTTATCCAATTTAATAACCGTGAGGTGATCGTTTATATGGACGAGACTAAAAAACCGCCAGTTGGACAGGGTCTTAATAAGCCCGCTGAAGTAACACTTTTAAACATCAAGTGTTTTGATAAAAAGACGGGACGACAGTTCACTGAGGGACCTAGAATTGAAAAATATAAAGAAATGCTTAAAAAGAAAGCGGAGGACCAAGGTGCTGAGTTTGTTTCGTATGATCCGATTAAAGGGGAATGGAAGTTTCGAGTTAGCCATTTCAGTCGGTACGGGCTCGGAGATGATGATGGTGTGGATGACACGGCATGA
- the LOC139891550 gene encoding nuclear pore complex protein NUP98A isoform X1: MFGASNPFGQSSNSPFGSPSVFGQTNNANNNPFAQKPFGSTSPFGAQTGGSIFGGTSTGVFGTQASSPIGSSTVFGASSAPAFGSSTPAFGASASPAFGASSSPAFGGSSVFGQKPAFGGFGSTTPSSPFGSSFQQSQPAFGSNLFGSSPFGASSQPAFGAPSTPTFGSTTTSAFGSTSTPAFGSTSTPAFGATSTPAFGSTTTPTFGNTGSAFGVSNSSVFGSSTPAFGSSSTPAFGASSTPAFGASSTPAFGASSTPAFGSSPTPAFGATSSPFNFGSSPAFGQSTPAFGSTPFGTATTPFGAQSSPFGAQTTTPAFGSPGFGQSSFGGQRGGTRVTPYSQTPEADSGSGTQAAGKLESISAMPAYKEKSHEELRWEDYQLGDKGGPNPAAQSSGGMGFNTNNTQANPFSASPSFSQPANPFSSTTSTNPFAPKTSTFSTPAFGSSTPALGSSPFGTATSNPFGSTPSPTPSVFGSTPGFGSSTSASLFGTPNTSTFGSSSLFGTTQAQGASSSFASGLNFGNTQPSPLFQSSTPSLGQTSSPFGQATSAFGQAAPAFGQAAPAFGQSTPAFGQTSAFGGNLFSSTPSTSMGFNQTTPSLSMPFQSAQPTQNSGGFGFGAPAGGTSNIFGQNNFGQPSANQSPALAQAQSITNPFGTLPAMPQMSIGRAGNAPSIQYGISSLPVVDKPAPMRISSVLTSRHLSQRRIRLPARKYNPKNDGPKVSFFSDEEDTTSTPKADALFIPRENPRALVIRPLEQWPRKTSAEKPKTVSFPAQTNGEYTEFASTTHLNGHASDNGNRDRTENGFVNEQTTPIKSTQKTNGLHDDPKSDAYITLTGHRAGEAAIVYEHGADIEALMPKLRHSDYYTEPRIQELAAKERADPGFCRRVKDFVVGRHEYGSIKFLGETDVRRLELESLIQFNNREVIVYMDETKKPPVGQGLNKPAEVTLLNIKCFDKKTGRQFTEGPRIEKYKEMLKKKAEDQGAEFVSYDPIKGEWKFRVSHFSRYGLGDDDGVDDTA; encoded by the exons ATGTTTGGTGCTAGTAACC CATTTGGGCAGTCATCTAATAGCCCGTTTGGGTCCCCATCAGTTTTTGGTCAGACCAATAATGCAAATAACAATCCATTTGCTCAAAAACCATTTGGGAGCACATCTCCCTTTGGTGCTCAAACAGGAGGTTCTATTTTTGGTGGCACTTCAACTGGTGTATTTGGTACCCAAGCTTCCTCACCGATAGGATCCTCAACAGTTTTTGGTGCATCATCAGCTCCTGCTTTTGGGAGTTCGACGCCTGCTTTTGGAGCTTCAGCAAGCCCAGCGTTTGGGGCTTCATCAAGCCCAGCGTTTGGTG GATCATCTGTATTTGGGCAAAAACCTGCATTTGGTGGATTTGGATCCACTACTCCATCAAGTCCTTTTGGAAGCTCATTTCAACAATCACAACCTGCTTTTGGAAGCAATTTATTTGGTTCGTCACCATTTGGAGCTTCTAGTCAACCTGCTTTTGGTGCTCCTAGCACACCAACATTCGGTTCTACAACCACTTCCGCATTCGGTTCTACAAGCACCCCTGCTTTCGGTTCTACAAGCACCCCCGCTTTTGGTGCTACAAGCACACCGGCTTTTGGTTCTACAACGACACCAACATTTGGGAACACAGGCTCTGCGTTTGGTGTTTCTAACTCATCTGTTTTTGGATCAAGCACTCCAGCCTTTGGTTCATCAAGCACCCCCGCATTTGGTGCATCAAGTACACCAGCGTTTGGTGCTTCAAGTACTCCTGCATTTGGTGCATCAAGTACACCAGCATTTGGCTCTTCACCTACGCCTGCTTTTGGTGCTACTAGCTCTCCTTTCAATTTTGGTTCAAGCCCAGCATTTGGTCAATCAACGCCAGCATTTGGAAGCACCCCGTTCGGTACTGCCACCACACCCTTTGGGGCTCAAAGTTCTCCGTTTG GAGCTCAGACTACAACACCAGCGTTTGGGAGCCCCGGTTTCGGACAATCGTCTTTTGGAGGCCAGCGTGGGGGAACTAGAGTAACTCCTTATTCTCAAACACCGGAGGCAGACAGTGGTAGCGGTACACAGGCTGCCGGAAAATTGGAATCAATATCAGCCATGCCTGCATACAAAGAAAAAAGTCACGAAGAACTTAGATGGGAGGACTATCAACTAGGAGATAAAG GGGGCCCAAATCCTGCAGCTCAGTCTTCTGGTGGAATGGGCTTTAATACTAACAACACACAGGCAAACCCTTTTTCTGCATCACCTTCATTTAGTCAGCCTGCAAATCCCTTTTCTTCGACTACATCTACCAACCCATTTGCCCCTAAGACATCAACTTTTAGTACTCCAGCGTTTGGGAGCTCAACTCCCGCTCTTGGTTCTTCGCCCTTTGGTACTGCAACGTCTAACCCCTTTGGCTCAACACCATCACCGACACCATCTGTTTTTGGTTCAACTCCTGGTTTTGGATCTTCAACTTCTGCTTCCCTTTTTGGTACACCCAATACATCAACTttcggatcatcatcattatttggtACAACTCAAGCTCAAGGAGCAAGTTCATCGTTTGCTAGCGGCTTAAACTTTGGCAATACTCAACCATCCCCCTTGTTCCAGTCAAGCACACCCTCTCTAGGACAAACTAGCTCGCCTTTTGGGCAGGCTACCTCAGCTTTCGGGCAGGCTGCCCCAGCTTTTGGGCAGGCTGCCCCAGCCTTCGGGCAGAGTACTCCGGCTTTTGGTCAAACAAGCGCTTTTGGAGGAAACTTGTTTTCAAGCACCCCAAGTACAAGCATGGGATTTAATCAGACAACT CCATCCCTTTCAATGCCTTTTCAATCCGCTCAACCAACTCAAAATTCTGGTGGATTTGGTTTTGGAGCACCAGCAG GTGGCACATCAAACATTTTTGGGCAGAATAATTTTGGACAACC GTCTGCCAATCAGAGCCCTGCACTTGCACAAGCGCAGTCTATTACCAATCCTTTTGGAACCCTGCCAGCAATGCCTCAGATGTCAATTGGTCGCGCGGGAAATGCACCTTCAATTCAATATGGAATTTCTAGCCTGCCG GTTGTTGACAAGCCTGCGCCCATGAGGATATCATCTGTGTTGACTTCTCGACATCTTTCTCAAAGGCGGATTAGGTTGCCTGCAAGGAAATATAATCCGAAAAATGATGGTCCTAAG GTTTCATTTTTCAGTGATGAGGAAGATACTACCAGCACACCCAAAGCAGACGCTCTTTTTATTCCCAGGGAGAATCCGAGGGCTCTCGTGATTCGCCCTTTGGAACAATGGCCTCGAAAAACGTCCGCGGAGAAACCAAAAACTGTATCTTTCCCTGCACAAACTAACG GTGAATATACTGAGTTTGCTTCTACCACTCATTTAAATGGTCACGCGTCAGATAATGGGAACA GAGATCGTACTGAAAACGGCTTTGTGAATGAACAAACCACTCCTATCAAGTCGACCCAGAAAACAAATGGTTTACATGACGATCCAAAATCAGATGCATATATAACTCTAACGGGTCACCGAGCCGGTGAGGCAGCGATTGTTTACGAACATGGCGCCGATATCGAGGCTCTGATGCCCAAACTACGTCATTCAGATTACTACACAGAGCCTCGTATTCAAGAATTAGCAGCCAAGGAGCGCGCGGACCCCGGTTTTTGCCGCCGTGTAAAGGACTTTGTAGTCGGTCGTCATGAGTACGGAAGTATAAAATTCCTTGGTGAAACAGATGTTAGACGCTTGGAACTCGAGTCTCTTATCCAATTTAATAACCGTGAGGTGATCGTTTATATGGACGAGACTAAAAAACCGCCAGTTGGACAGGGTCTTAATAAGCCCGCTGAAGTAACACTTTTAAACATCAAGTGTTTTGATAAAAAGACGGGACGACAGTTCACTGAGGGACCTAGAATTGAAAAATATAAAGAAATGCTTAAAAAGAAAGCGGAGGACCAAGGTGCTGAGTTTGTTTCGTATGATCCGATTAAAGGGGAATGGAAGTTTCGAGTTAGCCATTTCAGTCGGTACGGGCTCGGAGATGATGATGGTGTGGATGACACGGCATGA